AGCCCTAGATTTTTGCCGCCACGATATCTCCTCTGACAATAATACCCTCTCCAACTCTACCACAACCGTGCTCTTCCTCAATAATACCTCCTCCGCGACATCTCCCAATAATTCCCTACCCTCTATATCCTGCAATTCCACCAACAAAGTGGACTTCTGATTGTCTGTgtgaccaaaaacttccaaattCCATTTTTCAGATCTAGTTTTAAAGCCTTAAGCTTACCTGCTAAAATGAAACTTGGAGTGCCACTAAACTGATACGATGCCCACCATTCAAGCACCGTCTCTACAAACCCATTCGCTGTcagccacatgttctcaaacttaAAGTACTGGCGGCCCCTgtgaatgcccccacaatctaaAAGAATGGGAAAATGACCTGAACTGACTCGAGGTAACCTTTTTTGACTTACTTCTGGATAGTGAGCTTCCCATGACGGAGAgacaaggaatctatccaacTTCGACCAAGCCCGGCCATTAGACCATGTGTACTCACCCCCCACCAAGGGAAGGTCCATAAGGTCCAGATCAAAAATGAACTCAGAGAATTCTTCCATAGCCCTAGTATGCCGATGATGACCTGAACGTTCACTAGGAAAACGAGTACAGTTGAAATCACCACCCATACACCACGGAACATCCCATAAAGAGTAAATACCCGCCAATTCCTCCCACAACCTTCGCCTTTCACTGTCCATATTTGGACCATAACACCTTACAAAAGCCCATTCACATCCATCATTCACATctttgaataaaatcaaaactgaGAACTCACCAACACACTCCTCGATCGcctcaaccactcttttatcccataTTAATAACACTCCACCTGAGGCTCCCAGTGAGGCCAAATAAGACCAACCCACATGTGAGCATCCCCATAAACTACGCACAATGTTTCTATCAATGAGgctcaactttgtttcttgtaaacataccacatcacccttccacatcCTCAATAAAGATTTGATACGAAGACGTTTATTACTATCATTGAGTCCCCGTATATTCCaagataaaatcttaggcttcataaaaaacttaactTGCCCCTCCCTTTCGGTCTATCCCTACCACTACTCCCTTCCTTgacatcataattaatggaacACGTTAAACGTTTAAGTTCCCTATCCTGTTTTGTTGCTGATTTTGAACGGCTAGCTTCAATAGCCGCTACAAGGGCCATAAATTGCTcttcataacctccaaaagaaaCCCCAAAAATATCTGGAAGCTCCTCTACCTTCTTGAAAATCCAATTAGACGAGCAACTCCCATAATTAGAACTGGGAGGAAGTGTACAAAGAGGAGTCGCTGCCCCCTCCTCGCCTACACTGTCCTTGGAAAACAAAGACAGTTTCGAGCCCCCAACTGAAATCACTGAAATTGGTTCATCACTtgaaaccaacttttcaatGACAATATCTTCCCCAGCTTTATTCCCTTTACAAACATCCATTTCCAATGTTGTAGCCCCAGAGTCATCTCTCGATAACCCAAGATCCGTCATCACAGGTAGCACCTGCACGGCATCTTGGCCTTCACTCTCCAAGAACGACTCCGTCTGCCCACCCCCCAGCTCCACCTCAAGAGACGACGACGTTACAACCTCACTCACAGTCTCCATCGCTCCCGGCTCCATCTCTAGCTCACCATCCTCCATCCCCTCCCGTCAGAATAACTCAACCGGCCCACCCAAGTGATCGACAGAGGCCGGCGAAAATTTCTGTGCCGGTGGAGGTGCCGACAAGCCACATATCGGCACCCCAGGAAGCAGACTCGGTTCCTGACCCAATATTTCGGAGGGAGCCCGAGTTATAACCCTCCAAGCCTTCGTTTGGCCTGTAACCCGGCCCATCCCAACGCCCCTCATTCCCGAATTACACTGCCCACTCTTAGGGCCCGTTACTAAGCCCATATCAAACTTCATCTCTACCTTACCCTTGACGCATCGTTTCATATAACTGATTTCCTCTAACACTTTTCCCATTTTTTCCTCTAAGCCAACCAGAATCCTTAGAAAAGTTTCCTCATTAAGCCCCAACACGTCTCTGCACAGCTTCTGGTATGGGCGCGACTGACTACGCACGTCTTCTCCCTCGCGTCTCTGCACAGCTTCTGGGATGGGCGCGTCTGACTCCGCAGCACTAACAGCTCGATTCACTGCCTGCTTCTGAAGCACCTCACTGTAAGACCTTGCACCTCCTGTCGTCGACGATGGAGCAACACCACCATCTCCTCTGATCATCTTCAAGTTACCTGCCTGAGCAACAGGAACTACTCTAGTCCTGCACGAAACAGAGGATGCATGGAGCTCCATTAATGTCTCTCCAAAGTTTTTccacccctcccccttcctcccttcCGGCACAACAATCAAACCTCTCCTCTTATCCCGACCAAACTCCGACAGAGACAGGAAACTACCATTATGATTATGTCCCTTCCGCATCATTAACATCGTGTCTCCTTTTCTACGAGTTCTTAAAAACTCATGAGCACCCCTAAACACTGCACATTCCCTCACCATAGAACCCAGCCACCCCATAGCATCATTATCTAAAGCTATGTATTTCACTACACGGTGACTACTTTCTATGATTTTCCACCACCTATCATTTTCCCTCCTGAACTCAAAAGTTTCTGGTCAATGAAAACCTCATTGCATCTCCCCATCTAATCCAACCCACAACGAAAACCCAAAGCTTCACACGATACGTTAAGTTTAACACAGAGCAAAAGCCATTAATGAATCCCCAACAAGCagcaagaaaaaccaaaagaaaaagagaaaacgGAAAAATTgtacaaagagaaaatatttaggagagagaaaataaaatcctGGCCTTTGTACTTTAACATGTATTCCATCTATATGCTATGGATCCTGAACCTGTGTGTTTGGCAATGTCTTCTGTTAATAAAAGCTCGTGCATTTTAAagtcccccctccccccccccaaaaaaaaataaataaataaatctaatctAGAGCACATCAAACTCAAAAGAGTCATTGGCCCGGTAGATAAAGCATGGGAAAATATGATTCCAGTTTGATCCATTACCTTCATTGGATGACATAACTTTCAGAATTACGGCAAAAACAGAATTAAACTTGTAGGGAAAAGGCAAATCCACATCAACATGCACATGTTCACAATCATAATCAACAAACAAATCCCAAGTTAATGCTGCTTTTGTTGGTCCCAATGGTtagattaaaaggaaaattttatataatataagttaGCCTATAAAGCCATATTTTGCAGTATTAGATGATGCCATGGAACAAACCTGCACTTTTGAATAACCAATTCCCGGAGATCTTCTAAATGCATATCAAGCTCATCCAGCTGAAACAAATTCATCGTGGTGCATTGGAACAAAGTCCTCATCAGATTCCCAAtgtatgatgattttttttttttttttgaaggataaTACAATGAGAATTAATCAGACtagaatgagataaaaaaaaaaaaaaaaaaaaaggcaccttCAACATGCTTGAAGAAGCTTAGATCTATGAATTATATCAAAAGGCTTGTTTAGTTTCAAACATATCCTAATAAGAAGCATGTGAAATTTTAACATACCTCATTACTCAAATCTCTCGCCATTTTGGCATGAGCAGCCTCCTGAGCAAGCTGCATATCAAACTGTGCCTCTGCTTCCTCCACTTCTCGTCTTTTTTCCTGCAAGCACATTACTACTAACATTATAGATCATAAACTAAGATTATTTACCATACCTTTAATCCAAGAATGAGCCGCTCATGTTGGGAAAGAAGTTACCTCTTCAGTAACTTTAGGCAGAAGTTGCAGCCACTTCTCCTCAAATTTTTCCAGCAAAGTTTTGGCCATAACATGAACATCACTTCTCTCATCATtatatttcatggcatttttgAAAACCAACCTCACATCAGCACATATTTCCCGAACATTCTTATATCCGGTACCATCCTTGGCctccatttgatttttaattgtaCTGAAATCCATGGGCTTATCAATTACCTATTATTCATCATCTAGAGTGAATTAATTAAATGCACATACAGAAGAAATTTAGGAACAAGAATGACAAGGCAATCAGGGACAGACTGTCAAATGTGAACCAATGGAATATCCAACGATAAAGCTtaagacctttttttttatgacaggggaaccaccccacaggtggagcccttaggactcacccatggaacctaaaccccctagcacagcaacccaccgccatggcctcccacttaaatcgcaaTTTGATCCCAGGTGGaatcgaacctgtgacatgggactcatgcacacaagttcgcccttaccacttgggctacccacggtGGGTCTTAAGACCTTCTACTGACATACTTAAGCTTAACGCTATCAAATGTGTATAGGAATGCAACATcacaaaattacttttatgattACTGACGtactttgaaaattaaaaaaaacgaACTTTACCTCATAGTAGTCATGCAGCTTAAGACCTTCTACATCTACAGGTTCCATAAAAGGCCATGCCCACTTGTGTTGCATAATCTGGAAGCCAAGGCAAATGCATGTCAggaaagatgaaacaaaatgcACCTATCATTTTGAATCTTACAGCATCTAGTTGATGGTCCTTGGCATTGGTGCAATTTATAGCCAAGACAGTCCATGTGTTTGACTTCTAGAAtataagaaagaataaaagtacAGCATTTATATATGCCTCTCCTAGATGCGAGAGGAAACTTGATTAGTAGAAAATCAACTTGAAGAGAAATACCACGAAAAAATTTATGGATAATAAGGTGCATCATTTTTGTTAATGTTCTAATATACAGCCCACAAAAACTAAAACTGCAACATAATTGCCCAGCAGATCTTTTTGATGAcgggggaaccaccccacggGAAAGTCTTTAGGACTCATCTATGGAACCCAAAACCCCagggagactagcacagcaacccacTGCCAAGGCCTCCCACTTAAGTCGCAGTTTGATCATAGGGAAATCAAACCTGTGACAtgggctcatgcacacaagttcgcccttaccacttgggctacccatgGGTGGGTAATTGCCCAGCAGATCTTGTTAATCTAATAAGTGAATTTCAAACAGAGGGCATATATAAAGATTGTTATCCAactaaattaaaagagaaaaagttgacaTCCCTTAAGTTCCCAAAATGGATGGTAAATAGACTTCTGCATGGACACAAACAAACACAACAGAGACGCACACATGCACATACACATCTACAGATACAAGAGAAATCATATATCTAGATATATATGAGATCGCGAAAAATGCCTTAGCATAAATATATGACAGAATCTTTTACCTGGCGCAATATTGTGCCAAATTGGCGCATGAGCTCTTGCATTCTCTTTGCAGCAGCTGCTTCTCGACGTGATGCATCTTGCTGCTGCTTCTTGATGCTTGGAATATGTTTCTCCTTATCTTTATCCTTCACTATTGAGCTACCTTTGGATGTGCTAAGTTGCTTTTTACTCGTACTCGAGTAGAACTGTTCTATCTCATTCGCTCTCTGCTCAAGCTGCAAGGAAAAATGACATACTAACAATCTTTATAAATGTAAAAGAATAGACTTAAAAATGACCCAACATGATTAAAATAAACAGCAACgcattattatatatgattctACGCTAAACTCAATACGCAAAATTATAGCAGCATTCTCTGGATATGAAAAAGCACATGCTTATCGTACATCCATCAGATACCTACAGGCTACAGCCttatttgttttactttttaggaattgttctttctccttttttttttatgagcaaGGAATTGTTCTTTCATCTGTACCATAAAATCTTGATTATGGaaaattatctaccataaaaaatcttattcaggggtaaaaaacacaaacaagcaacccccccccccccggcggaAGAAGAGATGTTATGACGGGTTTTTAAGTGAATAAGTAAATAATCAAACGTAGaatgaacttttttttctatGCTGTAGAtagttacattttttttttataagtaaactgTAGATAGGTTAATTTATAAACCAAAAGAGGTGTAAACAGGAGACCACCTAGAGCAaaacaaaggaaaggaaaaacaaaaaataagtcTTCACCTCTATATTGCAGGGTAGATAAGGGCAACCTACACACCAACTCCCCTTAAAAACTCTACTCCCACATAAAAGGGCCAAATACAGTCTCAAAAACCCCGGCACATTTGTGTTCCGCGTAGATTTGACAATAAAAAACAGCAATCAATCAAGACACAAATGTTATAAGCCAATAAACAGTGAGAAAACCAATGCAAAAAACCATTAACATGTTTAAAGTGgtattctatgttttttttttatttggcaccgggtgtccaagaacaacgTCCCGACTAACTGTGATATTCTATGTTATTATTTCGCAgcaaatacttataaaaaaatcagtacATATCAGCATCATAAGATCCTTACAACTGGCTATAAAGTGAAGAATGGGTTTAGATCTCTTGAAAATTAGAATATTGTATATCCATGTAAAGAACTTCAACAGTGTTCTAAGGCACCCATCGTCCAAGTCAACAATATTGATCCTCCATTTTTCTGTTCAATACGCCAATTATCATGACATGgaggaaaattttatttatgaaggACACAAAGGCATTTGTGTACAGATTGACCAGCAACCAAATTGTAGATGTCGCACTAACCATCTTTTAAGGAACTGATACGGTAGTGAATTACAAGTTTGAGTTGGCAAGACAATAATCATAGAAAGCATACTATTGAAACGTGCTGATTGATTATTGCTTGCTGAACGTGAcataaaccaaataaaaagcCTAAGACAATTTATTCCATTGTTTAAACCTGAGAAGAAAGTAAcgactttgaaaaaaaaaaaaaagataacataTGGAAAGACGCCTAGTATTAATTGCGCTACATGTATTTTTACCTTGTCAACCTTCCCAAAAATTTCGTCAACGTGATGTCTGACGCCCTCACTCCCTGCAGCAGTATCATTAGCAATATTTCCTATTTCAACATTCCTGACATCTGGAATTGGTACTTCCATGGACATATCTGATAACAATTACAGGATCATTATGTATTAGTCGCTTAATGGGAATCTTCTATGATGGTAGATGCATTGAGacaaaattagagaaaagaaattcAAACCCAATACTCACATGTTCATTATTACAGACAAGAGGAAACAAAAACCTCCGCTGAAATTAGCTGAGTACCACTATTTGGTTCAATTGAGTTCAATCCCCCCCTTCCCGGGCGGGAAACTACTTATCAAAAGGGGGAAAATAAAGAAACCTTGACGGCAAAAAAGATagaaatcaaaatttcttttctattattttccttaAGCAATAAACAGAGATTTTCATCTAGTGAAAATCCAAGAGATCTCGCTGTCGAAACTAGTAcatagtaatttaaaaaaaaaaaaacatttgaaggGGAAAAAATGATGGTTGAGGACCTGAGGTCCCCGTCtagttggaaaaaataaataagattatcATGAAGCTTTCTTAATCAATCTTTGAACTTCTACAGACAGAGAACATAAGGAAATCGATTCCAAATAGCTAGAGATTAAATCGTTTGCAAGCCCGAGCATGCATTCTACTTATATTTTGGATGcgcatacatataaatatatacatacagtACAGCACATATTCGTCAGCgtatacataaatacatacagAGATACAGAGAGATTGATAACAGGAAGAAGGACCCTAAATGTGATGCGCAGACGATATCTATTTACTGTAGCGAAGTTTGGGTTTTCGGCAGCGACTGTGTGTGTGAGGTTACTCTGCTGGCGAAACTGAAGTGCTGATCCCAGCGACGTCGGCTTTTTCCTGGTTTTTGTTTAGGATTACTAAAACGCAGTCGTTCTCTTCCCccttgcttcttcttcttttcggTTTGTTTTTCCTCAGTTAACAACCTAACAATGGCCGCTcggttaaaaaaatttaaaataaaaaaatggccCCTTGCACTCGATAGTCGATAGTCGTACAGATAATACGACTGTCGTGGACGTGGTTAAATTGTGCGggtaatgaaaaaaagaaagatagaatcataaaaatacaaaatgagcTCTGTAGTATATACGGTTACACGAATGAAGTAATTCTAGAGATCtaaatcctttaaaaagaacaatcaacaattattatttcatcatttttttctatattcaaTTTT
Above is a genomic segment from Juglans microcarpa x Juglans regia isolate MS1-56 chromosome 1D, Jm3101_v1.0, whole genome shotgun sequence containing:
- the LOC121264469 gene encoding transcription factor GTE6-like, with the protein product MSMEVPIPDVRNVEIGNIANDTAAGSEGVRHHVDEIFGKVDKLEQRANEIEQFYSSTSKKQLSTSKGSSIVKDKDKEKHIPSIKKQQQDASRREAAAAKRMQELMRQFGTILRQIMQHKWAWPFMEPVDVEGLKLHDYYEVIDKPMDFSTIKNQMEAKDGTGYKNVREICADVRLVFKNAMKYNDERSDVHVMAKTLLEKFEEKWLQLLPKVTEEEKRREVEEAEAQFDMQLAQEAAHAKMARDLSNELDELDMHLEDLRELVIQKCRKITTEEKRKLGAALTKLSPEDLTKALEIVAQSNPCFQSTAEEVDLDIDAQRESTLWRLKFFVKDALEAQGKSSAVAGGLNNNNGNDNNSNNKRKREICDAIAKTVKKKSKKPSS